A genomic window from Desulfovibrio porci includes:
- a CDS encoding polyprenyl synthetase family protein yields MANILLKARLALELPPINAALERAAQGLPEPVRPVARHIFEAGGKRLRPLLTVLTARLLGYERADIYDLAVTMEMLHAATLLHDDVLDNAVSRRGKPAAHTLFEVTPTILAGDALLAEANALVAGFGDPRLSLCFSEATSRTAAGEILEIVAQRRVDTSAAEYEEIVRGKTAWLIRASCQLGALRAGATDAQAAAAAAYGENLGMAFQMVDDALDFAPESLTGKPTGGDVREGKLTPPLRLYRLGLEQEERVAFDAAFGCGLMTENDAAAIAERIRDAGHDQRTRLDADAYLATARDALDTLPDRPERELMRQMADYVRDRKK; encoded by the coding sequence ATGGCAAATATTCTTCTCAAAGCACGCCTCGCCCTTGAACTGCCGCCCATCAACGCGGCCCTTGAGCGCGCGGCCCAAGGCCTGCCAGAACCCGTGCGGCCCGTGGCGCGGCACATTTTCGAAGCCGGGGGCAAACGCCTGCGGCCCCTGCTCACCGTGCTCACGGCCCGCCTGCTGGGCTATGAGCGCGCGGACATCTATGATCTGGCCGTGACCATGGAAATGCTGCACGCGGCCACCCTGCTGCACGACGACGTGCTGGACAACGCCGTGAGCCGCCGGGGCAAGCCCGCCGCGCATACCCTGTTCGAGGTGACGCCCACCATCCTGGCGGGCGACGCGCTGCTGGCCGAGGCCAACGCCCTGGTGGCGGGATTCGGGGATCCGCGCCTTTCCCTCTGTTTTTCCGAAGCCACCAGCCGCACCGCCGCCGGAGAAATTCTGGAAATCGTGGCCCAGCGCCGGGTGGACACCAGCGCCGCGGAATACGAGGAGATCGTGCGCGGCAAAACCGCCTGGCTGATTCGCGCCTCCTGCCAGCTGGGCGCGTTGCGCGCGGGCGCGACGGACGCGCAGGCCGCAGCGGCGGCAGCCTACGGCGAAAATCTGGGCATGGCCTTCCAGATGGTGGACGACGCCCTGGACTTCGCGCCCGAAAGCCTCACCGGCAAGCCCACGGGCGGCGACGTGCGCGAAGGCAAGCTCACCCCGCCCCTGCGACTCTACCGCCTGGGCCTGGAGCAGGAGGAACGCGTGGCCTTTGACGCGGCCTTCGGCTGCGGCCTGATGACCGAGAACGACGCCGCCGCCATTGCCGAACGCATCCGCGATGCGGGACACGACCAACGGACCCGCCTGGACGCGGACGCCTATCTGGCCACGGCGCGTGACGCCCT
- the mqnB gene encoding futalosine hydrolase, protein MALLICAATGRELAALAPALFPRADALEEMELWSARLKGRDTLFCVTGVGPLNAALALGRCFGQAGARGQRIDAVLNAGLTGAFDLEALPLRALCLVREEIWPEYGLHDGRAVTAKAFSFPLWRREAGNGESDKNGGADVYDRLSLAGAEALTGGAPRSGGDGFVPCRSLTVAGVSASFARARDLWNRYHAELENMEGFAVAYACARAGVPCVEIRSVSNKVGPRTKEEKDFPGALQALDAVLPSLNLL, encoded by the coding sequence ATGGCCCTGCTGATCTGCGCGGCCACGGGCCGGGAGCTGGCCGCTCTGGCCCCGGCGCTCTTCCCCAGGGCGGACGCCCTGGAGGAAATGGAGCTCTGGTCCGCGCGCCTCAAAGGCCGGGATACGCTGTTCTGCGTCACCGGCGTGGGTCCGCTCAACGCGGCCCTGGCTCTGGGACGCTGCTTCGGCCAGGCCGGGGCGCGGGGGCAGCGCATTGACGCGGTGCTCAACGCGGGGCTGACCGGCGCTTTTGATCTGGAGGCTCTGCCCCTGCGCGCCCTCTGTCTGGTGCGCGAGGAAATCTGGCCGGAATACGGCCTGCACGACGGCCGGGCCGTGACGGCCAAAGCCTTCAGCTTTCCGCTCTGGCGGCGGGAAGCCGGGAACGGTGAGAGCGATAAGAATGGCGGGGCGGATGTGTATGACCGCCTGTCCCTGGCCGGCGCGGAAGCGCTCACCGGCGGCGCGCCCCGCTCCGGCGGCGACGGGTTCGTCCCCTGCCGTTCGCTGACCGTGGCCGGGGTCAGCGCCAGTTTCGCCAGGGCGCGGGACCTCTGGAACCGCTATCACGCGGAGCTGGAAAACATGGAAGGCTTTGCCGTGGCCTATGCCTGCGCCAGAGCCGGGGTTCCCTGTGTGGAGATCCGCAGCGTGTCCAACAAGGTGGGCCCGCGCACAAAAGAGGAAAAGGATTTTCCGGGCGCGCTGCAAGCGCTTGACGCGGTGCTGCCCTCACTCAACCTGTTGTGA
- a CDS encoding nucleotide sugar dehydrogenase — protein MITFEALQERRQPLAVVGLGYVGLPLAVALSRHMDVLGFDINAGRVAELTQGHDRTREVNDAALKAAAVRYTCDPADLARAAVIIVAVPTPIDDHRSPDLTPVVGASTTVGRHMGKGCVVVYESTVYPGLTEEICVPILEKESGLTFGRDFTVGYSPERINPGDKVHTLETITKIVSGSDQATADLLAQIYGSVVRAGIHRASSIKVAEAAKVIENTQRDLNIALMNELAVIFERLGIDTLEVLEAAGSKWNFLPFRPGLVGGHCIGVDPYYLTFKAEELGFHPEVILAGRRINDNMGKYVAECAVKRMIKRGRVISGARVGILGFTFKENVPDLRNTRVVDVIRELRDYGVETLVSDAQADPAEALHEYGQTLAPLDELHDLDALILTVSHREYAALSPADLKARFKEPDKAVLLDVKAFFDPAALRAAGIDYWRL, from the coding sequence ATGATCACTTTTGAAGCACTGCAAGAACGCCGTCAGCCCTTGGCCGTGGTGGGCCTGGGCTATGTGGGTCTTCCCCTGGCCGTGGCCTTGTCGCGGCATATGGACGTGCTGGGTTTTGACATCAACGCCGGACGCGTCGCGGAACTGACCCAGGGCCACGACCGCACCCGGGAAGTCAACGACGCTGCGCTCAAGGCCGCCGCCGTGCGCTACACCTGCGATCCGGCGGATCTGGCCCGGGCCGCCGTGATCATCGTGGCCGTGCCCACGCCCATTGACGACCACCGCTCCCCGGACCTCACGCCCGTGGTGGGGGCCAGCACAACAGTGGGCCGCCATATGGGCAAGGGCTGCGTGGTGGTCTACGAATCCACGGTTTACCCCGGCCTCACGGAAGAAATCTGCGTGCCCATTCTGGAAAAGGAATCGGGCCTGACCTTTGGGCGCGACTTTACGGTGGGCTACTCGCCGGAGCGCATCAACCCCGGCGACAAGGTCCACACCCTGGAAACCATCACCAAGATTGTTTCCGGTTCGGATCAGGCCACGGCGGACCTGCTGGCGCAAATCTACGGCTCGGTGGTCCGGGCGGGCATCCACCGCGCCTCCAGCATCAAGGTGGCCGAGGCCGCCAAGGTGATCGAGAACACCCAGCGCGACCTGAACATCGCCCTGATGAACGAACTGGCGGTCATTTTCGAACGCTTGGGCATCGACACCCTGGAAGTACTGGAAGCGGCGGGCAGCAAGTGGAATTTTCTGCCCTTCCGTCCCGGATTGGTGGGCGGCCACTGCATCGGTGTGGACCCCTACTACCTGACCTTCAAGGCCGAGGAACTGGGCTTCCATCCCGAGGTGATCCTGGCGGGCCGCCGGATCAACGACAATATGGGCAAATACGTGGCCGAATGCGCCGTCAAACGGATGATCAAGCGCGGCCGGGTCATCAGCGGCGCGCGGGTGGGCATCCTGGGCTTCACCTTCAAGGAAAATGTGCCGGACCTGCGCAATACCCGCGTGGTGGACGTTATCCGCGAACTCCGGGATTACGGCGTGGAAACCCTGGTCAGCGACGCCCAGGCCGATCCGGCGGAAGCCCTGCACGAATACGGGCAGACGCTGGCGCCTCTGGACGAGTTGCATGATCTGGACGCCCTGATTCTGACCGTATCCCATCGGGAATACGCGGCCCTGTCTCCTGCCGATCTCAAAGCCCGCTTCAAGGAGCCCGACAAGGCCGTGCTGCTGGACGTGAAGGCCTTTTTCGATCCCGCGGCCCTGCGCGCCGCCGGCATCGACTACTGGAGACTGTAG
- a CDS encoding DUF2065 domain-containing protein: MQFDFALFLRALGLAFVLEGLCWALFPGGMRRAMAGLLSRPERQLRLAGLAAVAAGLLVIRLAL; encoded by the coding sequence ATGCAGTTTGATTTTGCCCTGTTCCTGCGCGCCCTGGGCCTGGCCTTTGTGCTGGAAGGCCTGTGCTGGGCGCTGTTTCCCGGCGGCATGCGCCGGGCCATGGCCGGTCTGTTGTCCCGCCCGGAACGCCAGCTGCGCCTGGCCGGACTGGCGGCCGTGGCGGCGGGCCTGCTGGTTATCCGGCTGGCCCTTTAG
- a CDS encoding ubiquinone/menaquinone biosynthesis methyltransferase → MSAAPVPASGQPRVHDAAVAGMFGRIARFYDLLNRLLSLGVDQYWRRVLACNVTLGQGGVVLDLAAGTLDVALAVRRRHPTALVPALDFCPPMLSLGRRKLKGDNARRVLPVAADAKQLPLPDASVDCITMAFGIRNILPREAAFAEMLRVLRPGGRACILEFGSGQERIWGGLYNFYLNRVLPRVGRLFSKDPAAYGYLADTIRAFPTARKLEEEMLRSGFARARHLKLTSGIVCLHLGEKA, encoded by the coding sequence GTGAGCGCCGCTCCCGTCCCGGCTTCCGGCCAGCCCCGCGTCCATGATGCCGCGGTGGCCGGAATGTTCGGCCGCATCGCGCGTTTTTACGATCTGCTCAACCGCCTGCTCAGTCTTGGCGTGGATCAGTACTGGCGCCGGGTGCTGGCCTGCAACGTGACCCTCGGTCAGGGCGGCGTGGTGCTGGATCTGGCCGCCGGAACCTTGGACGTGGCCCTAGCCGTACGCCGTCGTCATCCCACCGCCCTGGTGCCCGCGCTGGACTTCTGCCCGCCCATGTTGTCTCTGGGTCGCCGCAAACTCAAGGGCGACAACGCCCGGCGCGTCCTGCCCGTGGCGGCGGACGCCAAACAGCTGCCCCTGCCCGACGCCTCGGTGGACTGCATCACCATGGCCTTCGGCATCCGCAATATCCTTCCGCGCGAAGCCGCGTTCGCCGAAATGCTGCGCGTGCTGCGTCCCGGAGGCCGGGCCTGTATTCTGGAATTCGGTTCCGGGCAGGAACGGATCTGGGGCGGACTGTACAATTTTTATCTGAACCGCGTTCTGCCGCGCGTGGGCCGCCTGTTTTCCAAAGATCCAGCGGCCTACGGCTATCTGGCGGACACCATCCGCGCCTTTCCCACAGCCCGGAAACTGGAGGAGGAAATGCTGCGCTCCGGCTTCGCCCGCGCCCGGCATCTCAAGCTCACCTCGGGCATTGTCTGCCTGCATCTGGGGGAAAAGGCGTAG